The Brevibacillus brevis genome contains a region encoding:
- a CDS encoding DUF2087 domain-containing protein, which translates to MQLDQLVTFYKALGDPTRVRILAILANGPLHGQALAGKLGVTPPTITHHMAKLREAGVVYERRDKNTIYFYLHEANVKRQSQAIVNVMEKAKDSTAEDIFAQDTPHVQRRHQMAAEKMQVIRSFITPDGKLKQIPSQRKKKLIVFEYMVRGLEKGRKYKVQEINEYIRQFHEDYATIRREFIMNHYMYREEGIYELNPEEMWAKAEDLQ; encoded by the coding sequence TTGCAATTAGACCAACTCGTCACCTTCTACAAAGCACTCGGAGACCCGACGCGCGTACGCATTCTCGCGATTTTGGCAAATGGTCCCCTGCATGGACAGGCGTTGGCAGGCAAGCTCGGCGTGACACCTCCGACCATTACCCACCATATGGCAAAGCTTCGAGAAGCAGGTGTCGTTTACGAACGTCGCGATAAAAACACCATTTACTTTTACCTGCACGAGGCCAATGTAAAACGCCAGTCGCAAGCAATTGTGAACGTCATGGAAAAAGCAAAGGATTCGACAGCAGAGGACATTTTTGCGCAAGACACCCCACATGTTCAGAGGAGGCACCAGATGGCAGCGGAAAAGATGCAGGTCATTCGCAGCTTCATTACGCCAGATGGCAAGCTGAAACAAATCCCGTCTCAGCGTAAGAAAAAGCTGATCGTCTTTGAATACATGGTTCGAGGGCTAGAAAAAGGTCGTAAATACAAGGTACAAGAAATCAACGAATACATCCGTCAATTCCACGAGGATTACGCTACGATTCGCCGGGAATTCATCATGAATCATTATATGTATCGAGAAGAGGGGATCTATGAGCTGAACCCGGAGGAAATGTGGGCCAAAGCCGAAGACCTGCAATAG
- a CDS encoding DRTGG domain-containing protein, with product MATKHEQILQHIDRLPIGSKISVRQIAKDLDVSEGTAYRAIKEAETQGYVSTIERVGTVRIEKKQKENIERLTFAEVVNIVDGHVQAGREGLHKTLNKFVIGAMQLEAMMRYIDAGSLLIVGNRYQAHKIALQQGAAVLITGGFDTSEEIKQLADRLALPIISSSYDSFTVASMINRAIYDRLIKKEIVMVEDILKPLAETPVLLTSDSVAKWHQYTELYQDTRFPVVDEQMRLIGIVTSKDIIGHEETATIDKVMTKNPITTSPRVSVASSAHTMVWEGIELLPVVDNHRKLVGVLSRNDVLKALQFTAKQPQMSETFPNLIMSHFREERQADEMVYLGDVSPQMTNHLGTIASGIMTTVMVEAACNLLRHHRRGDMVPENITVYFLKPVQMESHIEVKPRLLDISRRFGKVEVSVFHGEQLVGQAMITAQIIER from the coding sequence ATGGCAACGAAGCATGAACAAATCTTGCAACATATTGATCGCCTTCCGATCGGTTCGAAGATTTCCGTGCGGCAGATCGCGAAAGACCTGGATGTGAGTGAAGGGACTGCATACCGCGCGATCAAGGAAGCGGAAACGCAAGGATACGTCAGCACGATTGAGCGTGTCGGTACGGTGAGAATCGAGAAGAAGCAAAAGGAAAATATTGAACGTTTGACCTTTGCGGAGGTTGTGAACATCGTAGATGGTCATGTGCAAGCCGGACGTGAAGGCTTACACAAGACCTTGAATAAATTTGTAATAGGGGCCATGCAGCTCGAAGCCATGATGCGTTATATCGATGCCGGGAGTCTTTTGATTGTCGGTAACCGCTATCAGGCGCACAAAATCGCTTTGCAGCAAGGGGCTGCTGTATTAATTACCGGGGGATTCGATACAAGCGAGGAAATCAAGCAGCTGGCTGACCGCTTAGCGCTGCCAATCATCTCCTCCAGCTACGACTCCTTTACGGTAGCATCGATGATTAACCGGGCCATTTACGATCGCCTGATCAAAAAAGAAATCGTAATGGTAGAGGATATTTTGAAGCCACTTGCAGAAACGCCTGTCTTATTGACATCAGATTCTGTTGCCAAGTGGCACCAGTATACGGAGCTGTATCAGGACACGAGATTCCCCGTCGTTGACGAGCAGATGCGTTTGATCGGGATTGTTACCTCCAAAGACATCATCGGTCATGAGGAAACCGCGACGATCGACAAGGTCATGACGAAGAACCCGATTACGACCTCGCCGCGAGTATCCGTAGCATCATCTGCGCACACCATGGTGTGGGAAGGAATCGAGCTGTTGCCTGTCGTAGACAACCATCGCAAGCTCGTAGGGGTCTTAAGCCGCAATGACGTGTTAAAAGCGCTGCAATTTACAGCCAAGCAACCACAGATGAGTGAAACGTTCCCAAATCTGATCATGTCGCATTTCCGTGAGGAGCGACAAGCAGATGAGATGGTCTATTTGGGTGATGTGAGCCCACAAATGACCAACCACCTCGGTACGATTGCCAGCGGAATCATGACGACAGTCATGGTCGAGGCAGCTTGTAACCTGCTGCGTCACCATCGTCGTGGCGACATGGTACCAGAAAATATCACCGTCTATTTCCTAAAGCCTGTCCAGATGGAAAGCCACATCGAAGTAAAGCCGCGCCTATTGGACATCAGCCGCCGCTTCGGAAAAGTCGAAGTATCCGTATTCCACGGCGAACAGCTCGTGGGGCAGGCCATGATTACTGCGCAAATTATTGAACGTTAA
- a CDS encoding DUF445 domain-containing protein encodes MNAWILLVNIAVGSVIGGVTNELAIRMLFKPVKPWYIGRWKVPFTPGLIPRRRDDIAIQMGRLVEEHLLTTEGVKRALNQSGLESTLTGWMNTIARDWMTDERSLRQALLTVMPQLFREDGTWSESVRAPIEAKWGTFVEQVLAQYEEKKLRELVTDNGRERLDAALGSVSELLLKRFREYLHSPEGQQTLQNMVRGLLGGGGGMFGGLVGMFLGDDKILGKILPYLDELLQSRELSERVHYFLHKEADKLLDKNVGEVVAWIGRDQVDDWARKLFAKLEEQSLRIVDEPLSRLTAPISETVTTELVPRLAKWMVDTLQQNIERIFSRLAIRDIVTRQVEGFPIERIEEMVVGISGKEFRMITVLGFILGGIIGLVQGLLANLVS; translated from the coding sequence ATGAACGCTTGGATACTATTAGTGAACATTGCAGTAGGCTCAGTCATCGGTGGAGTGACGAATGAGTTAGCCATCCGAATGCTGTTTAAACCAGTAAAACCGTGGTATATAGGCAGGTGGAAAGTGCCTTTTACCCCGGGATTGATTCCGAGAAGACGGGACGATATCGCGATACAAATGGGCAGACTCGTCGAAGAACATTTGCTGACGACAGAGGGGGTCAAGCGTGCGCTGAACCAGAGTGGTTTGGAGAGCACGCTGACGGGATGGATGAACACCATTGCTCGCGACTGGATGACAGATGAGCGCAGTCTACGCCAAGCATTGCTTACGGTGATGCCACAGCTGTTTCGTGAAGACGGAACGTGGAGTGAGAGTGTCCGCGCGCCTATCGAGGCGAAATGGGGTACCTTTGTCGAACAGGTGCTGGCACAATATGAAGAGAAAAAACTGCGAGAGTTGGTAACGGACAACGGACGCGAGCGTCTGGATGCTGCGCTTGGCAGTGTGAGCGAACTGCTCTTGAAACGTTTCCGCGAATATTTACATTCCCCGGAAGGCCAGCAGACCTTGCAAAATATGGTTCGCGGATTGCTCGGTGGAGGCGGAGGCATGTTTGGTGGCTTGGTTGGGATGTTTCTTGGGGATGACAAGATTTTGGGCAAGATTCTCCCGTATCTCGATGAGCTTTTGCAAAGCAGAGAGCTTTCGGAACGCGTGCACTACTTTTTGCATAAGGAAGCGGACAAGCTCTTGGACAAAAATGTGGGCGAAGTGGTTGCCTGGATTGGGCGAGATCAAGTGGACGATTGGGCGCGGAAGCTTTTTGCCAAGCTGGAGGAGCAAAGCCTGCGCATCGTGGACGAGCCTCTGTCTCGTTTGACAGCGCCTATTTCCGAGACAGTGACAACGGAACTCGTTCCTCGTTTGGCAAAGTGGATGGTGGACACGCTGCAACAAAACATAGAGAGAATATTTTCGCGCCTGGCCATTCGGGATATTGTTACCCGGCAAGTTGAGGGTTTCCCGATTGAAAGAATTGAAGAGATGGTAGTCGGGATCTCAGGAAAGGAATTCCGGATGATTACCGTTCTCGGATTTATCCTTGGCGGGATTATTGGGCTTGTCCAAGGTTTATTGGCAAATTTGGTCAGTTAA